The following are encoded together in the Armatimonadota bacterium genome:
- a CDS encoding ROK family protein: MGRWVWGVDIGGTKLRVGLVNDSGTVADTELRPTPQSGPEAVVEAIADAVEALASRTLQSPRRMGVGVPGPLSIREGVVFEPPNLRGWHDVPLRETLEQRLGHSVVLENDANAAACGEWWRGAARGARHALYVTVSTGIGGGLILDGRIYRGASDTAGEIGHTVVDPNGPVCPCGRVGHLEGIAAGPAIVRWVRDQITLGRRTALGDRNELSAHDVAAAATAGDELAREAFARAGRYVGYAVGSMLNLLNPEVVVIGGGVARAGDLLMAPLIEMAQRTAFEVPFRAARIVPAALGDDVGVIGAAYVALHEAEMDEEG; encoded by the coding sequence GTGGGCCGATGGGTGTGGGGCGTGGACATCGGTGGGACGAAGCTGCGGGTCGGCCTGGTAAACGACTCCGGCACGGTGGCCGACACCGAGCTGCGACCGACGCCGCAGTCGGGGCCGGAGGCGGTCGTGGAGGCGATCGCCGACGCCGTCGAGGCGTTGGCCTCGCGGACCCTCCAGTCTCCGCGGCGCATGGGGGTGGGGGTGCCGGGTCCTCTCAGCATCCGCGAGGGTGTGGTCTTCGAGCCTCCGAACCTGAGAGGGTGGCACGACGTCCCCCTGCGTGAGACGCTCGAGCAGCGGTTGGGTCACAGCGTGGTGTTGGAGAACGACGCCAACGCCGCCGCGTGCGGGGAGTGGTGGCGGGGCGCGGCGCGGGGCGCACGCCACGCGCTGTACGTCACCGTCAGCACCGGGATCGGCGGCGGCTTGATCCTCGACGGGCGGATCTACCGGGGCGCTTCGGACACCGCCGGGGAGATCGGCCACACGGTGGTAGACCCCAACGGCCCGGTCTGCCCGTGCGGCCGCGTGGGACACCTCGAGGGGATCGCTGCCGGGCCGGCGATCGTGCGGTGGGTCCGCGACCAGATCACGCTCGGCCGCCGCACCGCGCTGGGGGACCGCAACGAACTGTCGGCGCACGATGTGGCCGCGGCGGCCACAGCCGGCGACGAACTCGCGCGCGAGGCGTTCGCCCGCGCCGGGCGGTACGTGGGCTACGCGGTGGGCAGCATGCTCAACCTCCTCAACCCCGAGGTCGTGGTGATCGGAGGCGGTGTGGCGCGAGCGGGCGACCTGCTCATGGCACCGCTGATCGAGATGGCCCAACGCACCGCATTCGAAGTGCCATTCCGCGCCGCCCGGATCGTGCCCGCGGCCCTGGGTGACGACGTGGGGGTGATCGGGGCCGCCTATGTGGCGCTGCACGAGGCAGAGATGGACGAGGAAGGATGA
- a CDS encoding O-acetyl-ADP-ribose deacetylase, translating into MRIVVGKTSIEIVQGDITKQEVDAIVNAANPSLMGGGGVDGAIHRAGGPAILEACKRIVLTLPDRRLPPGQAVITTGGNLLARFVIHTVGPVWEGGGKGEDDVLASAYRSSLRVAHERGMRTVAFPSISTGAYRFPIDRAADIALRTIRDFVEANPDAFDTVRMVLFGERDLQVYRRALEQLRSAWGGVGDADR; encoded by the coding sequence ATGCGCATCGTGGTGGGCAAGACTTCGATCGAGATCGTGCAGGGCGACATCACCAAGCAGGAAGTCGATGCGATCGTCAACGCGGCCAACCCGTCACTGATGGGAGGCGGCGGGGTCGACGGTGCGATCCACCGGGCCGGCGGCCCGGCGATCCTGGAGGCGTGCAAGCGGATCGTCCTGACCTTGCCGGACCGCAGACTGCCGCCCGGGCAGGCGGTCATCACCACCGGGGGAAACCTACTGGCCAGGTTCGTCATCCACACCGTCGGTCCGGTATGGGAGGGCGGCGGCAAGGGCGAAGACGACGTGCTGGCCAGCGCCTACCGCAGCAGCCTGCGAGTCGCCCACGAAAGGGGAATGCGCACCGTGGCGTTCCCTTCGATCAGCACCGGCGCCTACCGCTTTCCGATCGACCGCGCGGCGGACATCGCACTGCGGACGATCCGTGACTTCGTGGAGGCGAACCCGGACGCGTTTGACACGGTGCGCATGGTGCTGTTCGGGGAACGGGACCTGCAGGTATACCGGCGGGCGCTGGAACAGCTGCGGAGCGCGTGGGGAGGTGTCGGGGATGCGGATCGGTGA
- a CDS encoding MerR family DNA-binding transcriptional regulator: protein MRIGELAARCGANARTIRYYEARRLASSSRWGSGRSRPRCGRSGSRRSSRSRFQ, encoded by the coding sequence ATGCGGATCGGTGAACTCGCGGCACGTTGCGGGGCGAACGCGCGCACGATCCGATACTACGAGGCCCGGAGGCTCGCGTCCTCGTCGCGGTGGGGCTCTGGCAGGTCGCGTCCGCGGTGTGGGCGAAGTGGTTCGCGCAGGTCTTCCCGGTCTAGATTTCAGTAG
- a CDS encoding cobalamin-binding protein — translation MRIVSLLPSATEIVCALGLSDALVGVSHDCDHPPEIFGKPVLSEAVVTTDMPSGRIDAVIRERVHRGRSVYHLDAAQLAALRPDLILTQELCTVCAPSYTMVTEAAKVLDADTTIVSLEPLGLFDILETIRLVGHRTRRSARAEALVAELRARIDRVRERTTSLPRPRVVCIEWLEPIYVAGHWIPEMVELAGGQDVLGRPREPSFAVPWERVVAAQPEVVVVMPCGFDVPRTREEIHLLTRRPGWRDLPAFCSGRVYLTEATSYFSRPGPRIVTGLEILAGILHPEEFAQVTAPGAVETL, via the coding sequence ATGCGGATCGTCTCTCTGCTGCCCAGTGCCACCGAGATCGTGTGCGCCCTCGGGCTGTCGGACGCGCTCGTCGGTGTCTCCCACGACTGCGACCACCCACCGGAGATCTTCGGCAAGCCGGTGCTGAGCGAGGCGGTCGTTACGACCGACATGCCCAGCGGCCGCATCGACGCGGTCATCCGCGAACGGGTGCATCGGGGCCGAAGCGTTTACCACCTCGACGCCGCCCAGCTGGCGGCACTCCGACCGGACCTCATCCTCACGCAGGAACTGTGCACGGTATGCGCGCCCTCGTACACCATGGTCACCGAGGCGGCGAAGGTGCTGGACGCAGACACGACGATCGTCTCGCTCGAACCGCTGGGGTTGTTCGACATCCTCGAGACCATCCGGCTTGTCGGCCACAGGACCAGGCGCTCGGCGCGGGCCGAGGCGCTGGTGGCCGAGCTGCGCGCCCGCATCGACCGCGTGCGCGAGCGCACCACCTCGCTGCCCCGACCGCGGGTCGTGTGCATCGAGTGGCTGGAACCCATCTACGTCGCCGGGCACTGGATCCCCGAGATGGTCGAGCTGGCCGGGGGCCAGGATGTGCTGGGCCGGCCGAGGGAACCCTCCTTCGCCGTGCCCTGGGAGCGCGTCGTGGCCGCGCAGCCCGAGGTGGTAGTCGTGATGCCGTGCGGGTTCGACGTCCCCCGCACGCGCGAGGAGATCCACCTGCTCACCCGCAGGCCCGGTTGGCGGGATCTCCCGGCCTTCTGCAGCGGGCGCGTCTACCTGACGGAAGCGACCTCGTACTTCAGCCGTCCCGGCCCTCGCATCGTCACGGGCCTGGAGATCCTCGCGGGGATCCTACACCCGGAAGAGTTCGCGCAGGTGACTGCGCCGGGGGCGGTCGAGACGCTGTAG
- a CDS encoding dihydrolipoamide acetyltransferase family protein: MAEVIMPKMGDAMTEGKILAWRKKEGDRVAKGEVIAEIETDKVNVEIEAETAGTLTQIVAAEGSTVPVGQVIAYIDGKRRAEPPKEPAAQPAAPSDEVARAPEPTRHKPAEREERIKASPLARRLAAERGIDLSQLTGTGPGGRIVERDIEAHLARVRTGPAGLAAPAEDYEDVALSRMRQAIARTVVASKQTTPHFYVTAEVDMTRALELRRQLLEAYGEDEGRVSVNDLILKATALALRRHRDLNAQVVDDRTLRRHRRIHLGIMVATPDGLIAPVLRDADGRSVLEIAREARRLIEGARQRRLKQEEYTGATFSVSNLGMYDVVNFVAIINPPQAGILAVGRAQERPVVRDGQVVVRPVLAITVSADHRVTDGVGAAEFLVEVKRLLENPILLLG; encoded by the coding sequence ATGGCGGAAGTGATCATGCCCAAGATGGGCGACGCGATGACCGAGGGGAAGATCCTGGCCTGGCGCAAGAAGGAGGGCGACAGGGTCGCAAAGGGCGAGGTGATCGCGGAGATTGAGACCGACAAGGTCAACGTCGAGATCGAGGCCGAGACCGCTGGCACGCTCACTCAGATCGTGGCCGCCGAGGGCAGCACCGTCCCGGTAGGACAGGTCATCGCCTACATCGACGGCAAGCGGCGCGCCGAGCCCCCCAAGGAGCCGGCCGCCCAGCCCGCCGCCCCCTCGGACGAGGTGGCCCGGGCCCCCGAGCCGACGCGCCACAAGCCGGCCGAACGCGAGGAACGCATCAAGGCCTCTCCGCTGGCCCGGCGGCTGGCCGCCGAACGCGGCATCGACCTGTCGCAGCTGACCGGCACTGGCCCGGGGGGGCGCATCGTGGAGCGGGACATCGAAGCCCATCTGGCGCGGGTGCGCACCGGGCCGGCCGGCCTGGCCGCGCCGGCCGAGGACTACGAGGACGTGGCCCTGTCGCGGATGCGGCAGGCCATCGCCCGCACCGTCGTCGCGAGCAAGCAGACGACGCCGCACTTCTACGTCACCGCCGAAGTGGACATGACACGCGCGCTGGAACTGCGCCGCCAGCTCCTCGAGGCCTACGGCGAGGACGAAGGAAGGGTCAGCGTCAACGACCTGATCCTGAAGGCCACGGCCCTCGCCCTCCGCCGCCACCGGGACTTGAACGCGCAGGTCGTGGACGACCGCACGTTGCGCCGCCACCGTCGGATCCACCTGGGGATCATGGTCGCCACGCCCGACGGGCTGATCGCGCCCGTGTTGCGGGACGCCGATGGGCGTTCGGTGCTCGAGATCGCCCGCGAGGCACGCCGCCTGATCGAGGGTGCCCGCCAACGCCGCCTCAAGCAGGAGGAGTACACCGGCGCCACCTTCTCCGTGAGCAATTTGGGCATGTACGACGTGGTGAACTTCGTCGCGATCATCAACCCTCCGCAGGCCGGCATCCTCGCGGTGGGGCGCGCGCAGGAGCGCCCCGTCGTGCGCGACGGCCAGGTCGTCGTGCGTCCGGTCCTGGCGATCACGGTCTCTGCGGACCATCGCGTCACCGACGGCGTGGGGGCCGCCGAGTTCCTCGTCGAGGTCAAGCGGCTGCTGGAGAATCCAATCCTGTTGCTGGGCTGA
- a CDS encoding alpha-ketoacid dehydrogenase subunit beta — protein MVEMTYRDAIKTTLVEEMDRDPSVLLLGEDIGIYQGTFRITEGLLERYGPKRVIDTPISELGFIGAAIGMAMLGLRPVVEVMTWNFSLPAADQILQNAAKVRYFSGGQVDVPMVIRGPNGAGVQLSAQHSQSFESFYGHFPGLKVAAPATPADAKGLLRTAIRGRDPVIFLEHAALYGTRGRVPDGDHAVPFGRATVVRAGSDATVVAYSRMLHLALAAAERLAQDGIECEVVDVRTLRPLDVETIAASVRATHRAVVVQEQWKPYGAAAEITAAIYEHCFDDLDAPVERVTGEDVPAPYARNLELLAFANEEKIVEAVRRVTA, from the coding sequence ATGGTCGAGATGACCTACCGAGACGCCATCAAGACGACGCTCGTCGAGGAGATGGACCGCGATCCGAGCGTTCTGCTGCTCGGCGAGGACATCGGGATCTACCAGGGCACCTTCCGCATCACCGAGGGGTTGCTGGAAAGGTACGGGCCCAAGCGTGTGATCGATACGCCGATCTCCGAACTGGGGTTCATCGGCGCCGCGATCGGGATGGCGATGCTGGGGTTGCGACCGGTCGTCGAGGTCATGACGTGGAACTTCTCCCTGCCGGCCGCGGACCAGATTCTCCAGAACGCCGCCAAGGTGCGTTACTTCTCGGGCGGGCAGGTCGACGTGCCGATGGTCATCCGCGGCCCCAACGGCGCCGGCGTGCAGCTCTCGGCGCAGCACTCCCAGTCGTTCGAGTCCTTCTACGGCCACTTTCCGGGGCTGAAGGTCGCCGCGCCCGCTACGCCGGCGGACGCCAAGGGTCTGCTGCGCACGGCCATCCGGGGCCGCGACCCGGTGATCTTCTTGGAGCACGCCGCCCTGTACGGCACGAGGGGACGGGTCCCCGACGGCGACCACGCCGTCCCGTTCGGCCGTGCCACCGTGGTGCGCGCCGGCAGCGACGCCACCGTCGTAGCCTACAGCCGCATGCTGCACCTGGCGCTCGCAGCGGCCGAGCGGCTCGCGCAGGACGGGATCGAGTGCGAGGTAGTGGACGTGCGCACGCTGCGGCCGCTGGACGTCGAGACGATCGCGGCGTCGGTCCGCGCCACCCACCGTGCGGTCGTCGTGCAGGAGCAATGGAAGCCGTATGGCGCCGCTGCCGAGATCACCGCAGCCATATACGAACACTGCTTCGACGACCTCGACGCGCCCGTCGAGCGGGTGACCGGCGAGGACGTCCCGGCGCCGTACGCGCGCAACCTGGAGCTGCTGGCCTTCGCCAACGAGGAGAAGATCGTCGAGGCGGTGCGGAGGGTCACAGCGTAG
- the pdhA gene encoding pyruvate dehydrogenase (acetyl-transferring) E1 component subunit alpha: MRQLDQTLSAELLLDWYRTMVLVRRFEEQTERSFRRGKIGGYLHVYTGQEAVATGFLAALRPDDIYFTGYRDHAHALVRGTDPGAVMAELYGKATGVCKGKGGSMHLFDVERGFYGGYGIVGGHIPLAVGAAYTLRYRDTDRVCLCFLGDGAVNCGAFHEAANLAGLWGREGLCPVVFVIENNQYAMGTSVERSSAVRHLARRFDAYDIPNEQCDGMDVIAVYEAARRIVDDVRRTGRPYGIEAITYRFAGHGAADLFQPYRDRKEIEAWKARDPIVLLEQRLRGQGALDDQKVDEIGAWADRVVEEAVTFAEASPQPPPEELYTDVYGD, from the coding sequence ATGAGGCAACTCGACCAGACGCTGAGCGCCGAGCTCTTGCTCGACTGGTACCGGACGATGGTGCTCGTCCGGCGCTTCGAAGAGCAGACCGAGCGCAGTTTCCGCCGCGGCAAGATCGGCGGCTACCTCCACGTCTACACCGGGCAGGAAGCCGTGGCCACGGGCTTTTTGGCCGCCCTACGCCCCGACGACATCTACTTCACCGGCTACCGCGATCACGCCCACGCCCTGGTGCGCGGCACGGACCCTGGCGCCGTGATGGCCGAGCTGTACGGCAAGGCAACGGGCGTCTGCAAGGGCAAGGGCGGATCGATGCACCTGTTCGACGTCGAGCGCGGTTTTTACGGTGGCTACGGCATCGTCGGTGGCCACATCCCGTTGGCCGTCGGCGCCGCCTACACCCTGCGATACCGCGACACCGACCGCGTCTGCTTGTGCTTTCTGGGCGACGGCGCGGTCAACTGCGGTGCGTTCCACGAGGCCGCCAACTTGGCCGGGTTGTGGGGACGGGAGGGCCTGTGTCCCGTCGTGTTCGTCATCGAGAACAACCAGTACGCGATGGGCACCTCGGTGGAGCGTTCGTCGGCGGTCAGGCACCTGGCGCGTCGGTTTGACGCCTACGACATCCCCAACGAGCAGTGCGACGGCATGGACGTGATCGCGGTCTACGAGGCGGCACGCCGGATCGTCGACGACGTGCGCCGAACCGGACGGCCGTACGGCATCGAAGCGATCACCTACCGCTTCGCCGGGCACGGGGCCGCCGACCTCTTCCAGCCCTATCGGGACAGGAAAGAAATCGAGGCATGGAAGGCGCGAGACCCCATCGTCCTGCTGGAGCAGAGGCTGCGCGGCCAGGGCGCGCTCGACGACCAGAAGGTTGATGAGATCGGCGCGTGGGCGGATCGGGTGGTCGAAGAAGCGGTCACGTTCGCCGAGGCCAGCCCCCAACCCCCGCCGGAGGAGCTGTACACGGATGTGTACGGAGACTAG
- the accC gene encoding acetyl-CoA carboxylase biotin carboxylase subunit — MFKKVLIANRGEIAVRVIRACRELGVRTVAVYSEADRNGLHVKLADEAFCIGPPPAVESYLNIPNIMSTAELLGVDAIHPGYGFLAENAHFAEICRDVRIAFIGPTPEAIEAMGNKSRAREIAQRAGVPVIPGSPGPVRTEAEAEAVAARIGYPLIIKASAGGGGRGMRYVHTREDLPRALQLAQQESEAAFGSAEIYIEKYLDEPRHVEVQILADTRGNVVHLGERECSIQRRHQKLLEEAPAPGISGRLRASLHRAAVRIAQAIGYTNAGTIEFLVDRDENFYFMEMNTRIQVEHPVTEMTTGLDLVREQIRVAAGERLSWQQKDIEFRGHAIECRINAEDPTHDFRPSPGRVSGFIVPGGPGIRVDTHVYAGYTIPPYYDSLMAKIIAWGRDRPEAIARMERALREFEVAGVRTTIPFHRLLLDNAFFRRGEVYTNFVQRRIDLAALPR; from the coding sequence ATGTTCAAAAAGGTTCTCATCGCCAACCGCGGAGAGATCGCGGTCCGCGTGATCCGTGCGTGCCGCGAGCTGGGTGTGCGCACGGTTGCGGTGTACTCCGAGGCCGACCGGAACGGCCTGCACGTGAAGCTGGCCGACGAAGCGTTCTGCATCGGGCCGCCTCCGGCCGTCGAGAGCTACCTGAACATCCCGAACATCATGAGCACCGCCGAACTGCTGGGGGTGGACGCGATCCACCCCGGGTACGGGTTCCTGGCCGAGAACGCGCACTTCGCCGAGATCTGCCGCGATGTGCGGATCGCGTTCATCGGGCCCACGCCCGAGGCCATCGAGGCGATGGGCAACAAGTCCCGGGCCCGCGAGATCGCCCAACGGGCCGGTGTGCCGGTGATCCCGGGCAGCCCTGGGCCGGTGCGCACCGAGGCCGAAGCCGAGGCCGTCGCCGCCCGCATCGGATACCCCTTGATCATCAAGGCGTCGGCCGGCGGGGGCGGGCGCGGCATGCGCTACGTCCATACCCGCGAGGACCTGCCGCGGGCCTTGCAGCTGGCCCAACAGGAGTCCGAGGCCGCATTCGGCAGCGCCGAGATCTACATCGAGAAGTACCTGGACGAGCCGCGCCACGTCGAAGTGCAGATCCTCGCCGACACCCGCGGCAACGTCGTGCACCTGGGCGAGCGGGAGTGCTCGATCCAGCGCCGCCACCAGAAGCTGCTGGAGGAAGCCCCTGCGCCGGGGATCTCCGGGCGTCTGCGCGCCAGCCTCCACCGCGCCGCCGTGCGCATCGCCCAGGCGATCGGCTACACGAACGCCGGCACGATCGAGTTCTTGGTCGACCGCGACGAGAACTTTTACTTCATGGAGATGAACACCCGAATCCAGGTCGAGCACCCCGTGACGGAGATGACGACGGGACTCGATCTGGTGCGCGAGCAGATCCGCGTGGCCGCCGGCGAGCGGCTGAGCTGGCAACAGAAGGACATCGAATTCCGCGGGCACGCGATCGAGTGCCGGATCAATGCTGAAGACCCGACCCACGACTTCCGCCCCTCGCCCGGACGTGTGAGCGGGTTCATCGTGCCCGGCGGACCCGGGATCCGCGTGGACACGCACGTCTATGCCGGCTACACGATTCCGCCGTACTATGATTCACTGATGGCGAAGATCATCGCCTGGGGTCGCGACCGCCCCGAGGCGATCGCGCGGATGGAGCGGGCGCTGCGGGAGTTCGAGGTCGCCGGGGTTCGGACGACGATTCCGTTCCACCGACTGCTGCTCGACAACGCGTTCTTCCGGCGCGGCGAGGTCTATACCAACTTCGTGCAACGCCGGATCGACCTGGCGGCCCTGCCACGGTGA
- the accB gene encoding acetyl-CoA carboxylase biotin carboxyl carrier protein, with product MENNERGALNFEEIRELVRIASEANITELEVEAGHLRVAIRKAAAPVPPAPALPPATVDNPGPAPAAAPPDTMPAHWVPVTAPMVGTFYRAPSPEAAPFVNEGDWVEEGRTLCIIEAMKMFNEIPADVSGRVVRILAENGAPVEYGQPLFLIDPRGQ from the coding sequence ATGGAGAACAACGAACGCGGGGCCCTGAACTTCGAAGAGATCCGCGAACTCGTGCGGATCGCCAGCGAGGCCAACATCACCGAACTGGAGGTGGAGGCGGGTCACCTACGGGTCGCAATCCGCAAAGCCGCCGCGCCTGTTCCCCCCGCCCCAGCTCTGCCCCCGGCGACGGTCGACAACCCTGGTCCGGCGCCGGCCGCTGCCCCGCCCGACACGATGCCCGCGCACTGGGTGCCGGTGACCGCGCCGATGGTCGGCACGTTCTACCGAGCTCCCTCCCCTGAGGCGGCGCCCTTCGTCAACGAGGGGGATTGGGTCGAGGAGGGGCGGACGCTGTGCATCATCGAGGCCATGAAGATGTTTAATGAAATCCCGGCGGACGTGAGCGGCCGCGTCGTGCGGATCCTGGCGGAAAACGGAGCACCCGTCGAGTACGGCCAACCTCTGTTCTTGATCGACCCGCGGGGACAGTGA